In a single window of the Papaver somniferum cultivar HN1 chromosome 8, ASM357369v1, whole genome shotgun sequence genome:
- the LOC113301512 gene encoding uncharacterized protein LOC113301512, with translation MLGTDEQQIGNNMMALGANMNSAYQIPAQQEPITRTAGTKLGPDSSTSISMHGPQIRRNVYMNGVNMNSTDQNHGQQEQTVGIGEPNFMPSLLPARSGHRPQFDKSMLMVGASMNSGYQNVDQELMLRTGISNFSPTLTGSQSDRNMVTSGANINLSYQNHDQKEQRASNQVMVAVSSNNPTCHPTLEFGDDKLSTCLSGRGTPSNDVIANNSSYSILGTQGDRNHLPLGKKIGDPNLLNNALNLTGGTNVFSLSTVQAPKVDLQHCYPIQGGRIPGSRINSSRKFVPIQAGLIANEQARHAVIGRMSRSVTESPNFVPPPVYHTHMGNILSSSSKVFPSLGSTSGSGQTGQPVDIRFLHAQQATGGALRVPLTGKRSPVEGNMSQSVKLPRRPSAAGLPVPMLNRKTVTADPTTNKRVTKPVSVANLAKPVPVAIERVAKPVPMAIEKVAKQVPLLNKKAVNPVPVKSSGNVNPASAIAKSPLVPRAELARLLSSLPSQEHIRWEDPDKSNHTIEENCGICKRNLVYAAKGAYVQPSLPPATAVLPCGHAYHDECLEGVTPPEQAKEPPCISCWISDSENC, from the exons ATGTTAGGGACAGATGAACAACAGATTGGTAATAATATGATGGCGCTTGGGGCAAACATGAATTCTGCGTATCAAATCCCTGCCCAGCAAGAACCAATAACCAGGACTGCTGGTACTAAATTGGGACCTGATTCAAGCACATCCATTAGCATGCATGGGCCACAGATTCGTAGAAATGTTTACATGAACGGAGTTAACATGAATAGCACAGATCAAAACCATGGTCAGCAAGAACAAACGGTGGGCATTGGTGAACCTAATTTCATGCCTAGTTTACTCCCAGCTAGGAGCGGACACAGACCACAATTTGATAAAAGTATGCTGATGGTTGGAGCAAGCATGAATTCAGGGTACCAAAACGTTGACCAGGAGCTAATGTTAAGGACTGGTATTTCTAACTTCAGCCCTACTTTGACTGGCTCACAAAGTGATAGGAATATGGTGACATCTGGAGCTAACATAAATTTATCATATCAAAATCATGATCAGAAAGAGCAAAGGGCTAGTAACCAGGTCATGGTTGCAGTTTCTTCTAATAATCCTACTTGCCATCCGACCCTTGAATTTGGAGATGATAAGCTTTCTACATGCTTGTCAGGTAGAGGAACACCAAGTAATGATGTTATAGCTAATAATTCTTCTTACAGCATCCTTGGGACACAAGGTGATAGAAATCATTTACCTCTTGGAAAAAAAATTGGTGATCCAAACCTGCTGAATAATGCACTAAACCTTACCGGTGGGACTAACGTGTTCTCTCTCAGTACCGTCCAAGCACCAAAAGTTGATTTGCAGCATTGTTACCCTATACAAGGTGGCAGGATCCCAGGTTCTCGAATTAATAGTTCAAGAAAATTTGTTCCCATCCAAGCagggttgattgctaatgagcaAGCAAGGCATGCCGTTATAGGAAGGATGTCTAGATCGGTTACAGAGTCCCCCAATTTTGTTCCACCCCCAGTATATCACACACATATGGGTAACATTCTTAGTAGCAGTTCTAAGGTTTTCCCATCTCTGGGAAGCACCAGCGGATCAG GTCAGACTGGCCAACCTGTTGATATCAGATTCTTACATGCACAACAAGCAACTGGTGGTGCATTACGTGTTCCTTTGACAG GGAAACGAAGTCCGGTTGAGGGAAATATGTCACAGTCTGTTAAGCTTCCCCGTAGGCCATCTGCTGCCG GTCTACCGGTTCCAATGCTAAATAGGAAAACTGTCACTGCAGATCCTACAACAAATAAGAGAGTAACTAAACCAGTTTCTGTAGCAAATTTAGCTAAACCAGTTCCTGTGGCAATCGAGAGAGTAGCTAAACCAGTTCCCATGGCAATCGAAAAAGTAGCTAAACAGGTTCCTCTACTCAACAAGAAAGCAGTTAACCCCGTTCCTGTCAAATCCAGTGGGAATGTTAATCCTGCTTCAGCTATAGCCAAATCTCCACTCGTTCCAAGGGCTGAACTTGCCAGGCTATTATCCTCTTTGCCATCTCAAGAACATATCAGATGGGAAG ATCCTGACAAGTCTAATCATACAATTGAAGAAAATTGTGGTATATGCAAGAGGAATCTAGTTTATGCTGCGAAAGGTGCTTATGTACAACCTTCTCTTCCTCCAGCCACTGCAGTTCTCCCTTGTGGACATGCCTACCATGATGAATGCTTGGAGGGAGTTACTCCACCGGAACAGGCGAAAGAACCTCCCTGTATTTCTTGCTGGATCTCAGATTCTGAAAACTGTTAG